A stretch of DNA from Myxocyprinus asiaticus isolate MX2 ecotype Aquarium Trade chromosome 32, UBuf_Myxa_2, whole genome shotgun sequence:
ttgaaaaataaaactgcacttgggttcatcacatcaTCGTCATCTCTTCGTTTACCTcattgttacagaatacctgaccgccaACCATGAACCTAGCGGTCCGGCTCCTGcgcctatgtcaggggaatcgattcctggaggaatatgtggggGACCTCTGCACTCTGGCCAGCAAGGttgactttaatgaggtcgccctcaaagactgtttccattTCGGattgagtgagccaatctcctccaatgcctggcggtcgcagttcccttaGTCTGGTTCAGTATATCGACCTAgccctgcagattactggttccacattcactgtaggggaggcggatgctgagccggagtcccacgtcacggccgacgagcccacgcctgccacggccaatgagccaacgcccacgcctgccacagccaacgagctggaagcctcgtctgtcccagagccagcgttgcctacttcggccatccggaggaggaggaggaggaggagaagaaagactttcattcccgagtctccgcccatgtccacgaccacagaggttgttcccaagtctctacccatgttcacgaccacagaagtcatctccaagtctctacccatgttcacgaccacagaggtcatctccgagtctctgcccatgtccacgaccacagaggtcgttcccaagtctctgcccatgtacacgaccacggaggtcgtttccaagtctctgcccatgttcacaaccacagaggtcatctctgagtctctgcccatttacacgaccacggaggttgtttccaagtctctgcccatgttcacgactacagaggtcgtttctgagtctctgcccatgtacacgaccactgaggtcttttccaagtcatccaggactcttagtctcgagcctcCTATGGTtctgccttccacgactttgctccacatcatggccgccaagcctgagttccacatcatggccgccaagcccaagttccacgtcatggccgccaaacccaagttccaggccatgtcacagccgcgccagagtccgctccaggccatgtcacagccgcgccagagtccgctccaggccatgtcacagccgcgccagagtcCACTCCAGACCATGTAACAGCCGCACCAGAGtccgctccaggccatgtcacagctgaacctcagtctgctccatgccatgtcacagctgaacctcagtctgctccatgccatgtcacagcagaaCCTcattctgctccatgccatgtcacagccaagccccaaactgcttcatgccatgtcacaagcaagcccctgctccatggtccaggcccgcctctgctccactggggacctACATCCCTGCGGCTTCGCCTTGGTCCTCATCCCGattggctctgcccctcgagcctctcatccccactttccattgactttgcCCTGTTCCCAcaccctgtctcaccaggccacgccccacgcccT
This window harbors:
- the LOC127422983 gene encoding uncharacterized protein LOC127422983; amino-acid sequence: MPGGRSSLSLVQYIDLALQITGSTFTVGEADAEPESHVTADEPTPATANEPTPTPATANELEASSVPEPALPTSAIRRRRRRRRRKTFIPESPPMSTTTEVVPKSLPMFTTTEVISKSLPMFTTTEVISESLPMSTTTEVVPKSLPMYTTTEVVSKSLPMFTTTEVISESLPIYTTTEVFSKSSRTLSLEPPMVLPSTTLLHIMAAKPEFHIMAAKPKFHVMAAKPKFQAMSQPRQSPLQAMSQPRQSPLQAMSQPRQSPLQTM